One window from the genome of Henriciella litoralis encodes:
- a CDS encoding diacylglycerol/lipid kinase family protein yields the protein MKSISVLINPRSGSVPVDAADRMRALLADLGETCELRMLDGDDIVSPIKSALDEKPDVLVVWSGDGTVACALQNAGAEGVPVLPLPGGTMNMFHKQIHGGPCEWNECLRRGLTEGKMIDVPAGTAGDHRFYVAAMAGNLTDLTGPREHLREGHFLQALQELSGSDLLDLRTTMTFETGGPSLDASSGFATAASIFVGTHEESAFEFAYIDPDNPLELMASGLGALFSDWRDASGVTTLQAVDVVLNHERGKELRVTLDGEPTRLKSGTRFTRIEKAGRAISAQI from the coding sequence ATGAAGAGCATTTCAGTTCTGATCAACCCGCGATCGGGAAGCGTTCCGGTCGATGCGGCTGATCGAATGCGCGCTTTGCTGGCCGACCTTGGCGAAACTTGCGAGCTCAGAATGCTGGACGGCGATGATATCGTCTCGCCGATCAAATCGGCGCTGGATGAAAAGCCTGATGTGCTTGTCGTATGGAGCGGCGACGGCACGGTTGCCTGCGCGTTGCAGAATGCCGGGGCCGAAGGCGTCCCTGTCCTGCCCTTGCCCGGCGGCACCATGAACATGTTTCACAAACAGATCCACGGCGGCCCTTGCGAATGGAATGAATGCCTCCGGCGCGGACTGACCGAAGGCAAGATGATCGACGTGCCAGCCGGCACAGCGGGCGATCATCGCTTCTATGTCGCAGCGATGGCAGGAAACCTCACCGATCTGACAGGCCCGCGCGAGCACCTTCGCGAAGGGCACTTCCTTCAGGCCCTACAGGAGTTGTCTGGCAGCGATCTGCTCGATCTTCGCACAACGATGACATTCGAGACCGGCGGGCCATCCCTCGACGCAAGCTCCGGCTTCGCCACTGCGGCTTCGATTTTCGTTGGAACGCACGAAGAATCCGCCTTCGAGTTTGCGTATATTGACCCTGATAATCCACTCGAACTCATGGCTTCAGGTTTGGGCGCCCTGTTCTCCGACTGGCGCGATGCAAGCGGCGTGACCACGTTGCAGGCGGTCGACGTCGTACTTAATCATGAGCGCGGCAAAGAACTGCGTGTTACGCTGGACGGTGAGCCGACCCGGCTTAAGTCCGGCACACGGTTCACACGTATCGAAAAGGCGGGCCGCGCTATATCGGCCCAGATCTAA
- a CDS encoding DUF7218 family protein: protein MAKNHGASIKDDETYEALRDDGYSKATAARIANAKANPDQHPSEKGGKSPPYEDWTKDDLYQRAQELDIDGRSNMNKADLIKALRGNR from the coding sequence ATGGCCAAGAATCACGGGGCATCCATTAAGGATGACGAAACATACGAGGCCCTCCGGGACGACGGATATTCCAAAGCCACAGCGGCTCGGATCGCCAATGCCAAGGCGAATCCCGACCAGCACCCTTCTGAGAAAGGTGGAAAGTCGCCACCTTATGAAGACTGGACCAAAGACGATTTATATCAGCGGGCGCAAGAGCTCGACATCGACGGAAGATCCAACATGAACAAAGCTGACCTTATCAAGGCGCTGCGAGGCAACCGATGA
- a CDS encoding entericidin A/B family lipoprotein, with the protein MKKPIVIVGLSLMAMLAAACNTVEGAGEDVEAAGSAIDQAAEDAGAN; encoded by the coding sequence ATGAAAAAGCCGATAGTTATTGTAGGTCTGAGCCTGATGGCGATGCTCGCCGCAGCATGCAACACAGTTGAAGGCGCCGGCGAAGACGTCGAAGCCGCTGGTAGCGCAATCGACCAAGCTGCCGAGGATGCTGGCGCCAACTAG